The following are encoded together in the Halomonas halophila genome:
- the relA gene encoding GTP diphosphokinase, which translates to MVKVREDQPLTERGTVDIPRWVARLQDDVKLRDAEEMRVACELAERLEQESDRPHKAWLKDGSSFRMGLEMADILGELRLDQPALEAAVLYRAVREGLIDLAEVTKRFGREVAGLIDGVLQMAAISTSQMPCQGLSQHDQQDNLRKMLVNMIDDVRVALIKIAERTCALRQVRDAPREKRLQVAREVFDIYAPLAHRLGIGHLKWELEDLSFRYLHEEDYKTIARQLAEKRLDRNRYIEDVVATLKGLMEAQGIHQYQVDGRAKHIYSIWRKMKRKAIDFSQVHDIRAVRILVPEITDCYTVLGIVHSRWHHVPTEFDDYIANPKKNGYQSLHTAVFGPEGKVLEIQIRTFSMHEEAELGVCAHWRYKGHDTNARSASYEDKIAWLRQVLEWQEEVGDFGDIREGLSSDVAPDRIYVFTPDGHVIDLPREATPIDFAYRVHTEVGHRCRGAKVNGRIVPLTYRLGTGQQVEILTASKGGPSRDWLNPNLGYVCTSRARAKIQSWFKHQARDRNLEEGRVLFEREMKRLDVGDMDLTRLANQVNYAGPEDMYAALGAGDLRIGQVLHQAQQLFGESDDQEQLDKLLAKPRKAADKPEGDGITVLGVGNLKTSMANCCHPVPGESIVGFITQGRGVTVHREDCPNILQLRLDEPQRVIEVEWGERARTQYPVDIEIQAWDRSGLLRDVTAVLSHEKVNVLSVNTLTDTDDGIARMQITLEVDGLETLGRLFSRIQQLSNVIEVRRLRAGGKGKNKKKGKKK; encoded by the coding sequence ATGGTTAAAGTGCGGGAAGATCAGCCCCTGACCGAGCGGGGAACGGTGGACATTCCCCGTTGGGTCGCGCGCCTGCAGGACGACGTCAAGCTGCGCGATGCCGAGGAGATGCGCGTGGCCTGCGAGCTGGCCGAGCGTCTCGAGCAGGAGTCCGACCGGCCCCACAAGGCCTGGCTCAAGGACGGATCGAGCTTCCGCATGGGCCTGGAGATGGCCGATATCCTCGGCGAGCTGCGCCTGGACCAGCCGGCCCTCGAGGCCGCGGTGCTCTATCGCGCGGTGCGCGAGGGGCTGATCGACCTGGCCGAGGTCACCAAGCGCTTCGGCCGGGAGGTGGCCGGGCTGATCGATGGCGTGCTGCAGATGGCCGCCATCAGCACGTCCCAGATGCCCTGCCAAGGACTGAGCCAGCACGATCAGCAGGACAATCTGCGCAAGATGCTGGTCAACATGATCGACGACGTGCGGGTGGCGCTGATCAAGATCGCCGAGCGTACCTGCGCGCTGCGCCAGGTGCGCGACGCGCCCCGCGAGAAGCGCCTGCAGGTGGCCCGCGAGGTGTTCGACATCTACGCACCGCTGGCTCACCGGCTGGGCATCGGCCACCTCAAGTGGGAGCTGGAGGACCTGTCCTTCCGCTACCTGCACGAGGAGGACTACAAGACCATCGCCCGCCAGCTGGCCGAGAAGCGTCTCGACCGCAACCGCTACATCGAGGACGTGGTGGCCACCCTCAAGGGGTTGATGGAGGCCCAGGGCATCCATCAGTACCAGGTGGACGGCCGCGCCAAGCACATCTATTCGATCTGGCGGAAGATGAAGCGCAAGGCCATCGACTTCTCCCAGGTCCACGATATCCGCGCGGTGCGAATCCTGGTCCCCGAGATCACCGACTGCTACACCGTGCTCGGCATCGTCCACTCGCGCTGGCACCACGTGCCCACGGAGTTCGACGACTACATCGCCAACCCCAAGAAGAACGGCTATCAGTCCCTGCACACGGCGGTGTTCGGCCCCGAGGGCAAGGTGCTGGAGATCCAGATCCGCACCTTCTCGATGCACGAGGAGGCCGAGCTCGGGGTCTGCGCCCACTGGCGCTACAAGGGCCACGACACCAACGCCAGAAGCGCCAGCTACGAGGACAAGATCGCCTGGCTGCGCCAGGTGCTCGAGTGGCAGGAGGAAGTCGGCGACTTCGGCGACATCCGCGAGGGCCTGTCCAGCGACGTGGCGCCGGACCGCATCTACGTCTTCACCCCCGACGGCCACGTCATCGATCTGCCGCGGGAAGCCACGCCCATCGACTTCGCCTACCGGGTGCACACCGAGGTCGGTCACCGCTGTCGCGGAGCCAAGGTCAACGGGCGCATCGTGCCGTTGACCTACCGGCTCGGCACCGGCCAGCAGGTCGAGATCCTCACTGCCAGCAAGGGCGGGCCGAGCCGCGACTGGCTCAACCCCAACCTCGGTTACGTCTGCACCTCCCGGGCGCGGGCCAAGATCCAATCCTGGTTCAAGCACCAGGCGCGGGACCGCAACCTCGAGGAGGGGCGCGTCCTCTTCGAGCGCGAGATGAAACGCCTGGACGTCGGCGACATGGATCTCACCCGGCTGGCCAACCAGGTCAACTATGCCGGCCCCGAGGACATGTACGCCGCGCTGGGGGCCGGCGACCTGCGCATCGGCCAGGTGCTGCACCAGGCCCAGCAGCTGTTCGGCGAGAGCGACGACCAGGAGCAGCTCGACAAGCTGCTGGCCAAGCCGCGCAAGGCCGCCGACAAGCCGGAGGGCGACGGCATCACTGTGCTCGGGGTCGGCAACCTCAAGACCAGCATGGCCAACTGCTGCCATCCGGTGCCCGGCGAGTCGATCGTCGGCTTCATCACCCAGGGGCGCGGCGTCACCGTGCATCGCGAGGACTGCCCCAACATCCTGCAGCTGCGCCTCGACGAGCCCCAGCGGGTGATCGAGGTGGAGTGGGGCGAGCGGGCCCGCACCCAGTATCCGGTGGACATCGAGATCCAGGCCTGGGACCGCTCGGGGCTGCTGCGCGACGTGACCGCCGTACTCAGCCACGAGAAGGTCAACGTGCTGTCGGTGAACACGCTCACCGATACCGACGACGGCATCGCGCGGATGCAGATCACCCTGGAAGTGGACGGCCTGGAGACCCTCGGCCGGCTGTTCTCGCGCATCCAGCAGCTGTCCAACGTCATCGAGGTGCGTCGCCTGCGGGCCGGCGGCAAGGGCAAGAACAAGAAGAAGGGCAAGAAGAAATGA
- a CDS encoding ketopantoate reductase family protein, translated as MNTLILGPGAVGRLLALHLAATMPVTLIGRRELPRRQTLTTPTGETRSHELDSVTPATLPDGLAGRADIVHLTTKAYAAEAAFEAVAPRLAPDTPLVLWQNGYGVQPRLSDRWTGPVLCASTTEGAYLNGDEGVVHAGRGQTVIGDLAGRHTRLAEDIAAGLGTAGLTTVAVDDIRVRLWHKLAVNAAINPLVARFRIRNGQLRDRPFRPMVEAVIEEVSAVMAAEAIPAPAAGWSAQVWSVVSSTANNRASMLQDVQAGRPTEHEAILGPLLAAGRHHGLATPALAGLHARLAETDSVSGSVARQ; from the coding sequence ATGAACACGTTGATCCTCGGGCCTGGCGCCGTCGGGCGGCTGCTGGCGCTGCACCTGGCCGCCACGATGCCCGTCACCCTGATCGGCCGCCGCGAGCTGCCGCGCCGTCAGACCCTGACCACCCCGACCGGCGAAACGCGCTCGCACGAGCTCGACAGCGTCACGCCCGCGACGCTGCCCGACGGACTCGCCGGACGCGCCGATATCGTGCACCTGACCACCAAGGCCTACGCCGCCGAGGCCGCCTTCGAGGCGGTCGCTCCCCGGCTCGCCCCGGACACGCCGCTGGTGCTGTGGCAGAACGGCTACGGCGTTCAGCCGCGCCTGAGCGACCGCTGGACCGGCCCGGTGCTGTGCGCCAGCACCACCGAGGGCGCGTATCTGAATGGCGACGAGGGCGTGGTGCATGCCGGCCGCGGGCAGACCGTGATCGGCGATCTCGCCGGCCGCCACACCCGGCTGGCCGAAGACATCGCGGCAGGCCTCGGCACGGCGGGGCTGACCACCGTCGCGGTGGACGATATCCGCGTGAGGCTGTGGCACAAGCTCGCCGTCAATGCCGCCATCAACCCGCTGGTCGCCCGCTTCCGGATCCGCAACGGCCAGCTGCGTGATCGCCCCTTCCGGCCCATGGTCGAGGCCGTGATCGAGGAAGTCTCGGCGGTAATGGCCGCCGAGGCCATTCCGGCCCCGGCGGCCGGCTGGTCGGCGCAGGTGTGGTCGGTGGTGTCGTCGACCGCCAACAATCGCGCCTCGATGCTGCAGGACGTGCAGGCCGGCCGGCCCACCGAGCACGAGGCCATTCTCGGCCCGCTGCTGGCGGCCGGGCGCCACCACGGCCTGGCGACGCCGGCGCTGGCGGGACTCCACGCCCGGCTGGCCGAGACCGATTCCGTGTCCGGCTCCGTCGCCCGACAGTGA
- a CDS encoding TRAM domain-containing protein, producing the protein MGLGQRRPARKSAGVSGLQTAKRGKKAANGGGDQGAILTIDGLAHDGRGVGRLGDGKTVFVDGALPGERVEIAVHRTRQRFDEAHVREVVEASPERVTPPCAHYGTCGGCDLQHLSLDGQRRHKQAVLRELLARQGIAPDGEPELLAEAGEGYRRRARLGVKVDADGRVLLGFRARHSHRLVDLDDCPILVPALAALLAPLHRHLAELEAPRQVGHLELSSSDAGVTLVIRQLREHDGDTRRWCEFALARGLHLARWVGRESPTFEWLTPAPDLHAHLAVDERSLRLGFAPGDFLQANEAVNQRMVTEALAWLSPLAPGERVLDLFAGVGNFSLPLAALGAEVTAVEGSPAMVERLADNARRNALELTARQADLSRAEALGTLLDVPGLRQVLLDPPRDGAEAVCRALAERPVPRVLYVSCDPATLARDAAHLVRAGYVIQRWAVADMFAHTAHLESMLLLEHPDAGQRGEGASSDG; encoded by the coding sequence GTGGGGCTGGGACAACGACGGCCCGCGCGCAAGAGTGCCGGCGTCTCGGGGCTGCAGACGGCGAAACGCGGCAAGAAGGCCGCCAACGGCGGCGGCGATCAGGGCGCCATCCTGACGATCGATGGCCTGGCCCATGACGGCCGCGGCGTGGGGCGCCTCGGCGACGGCAAGACGGTGTTCGTCGACGGTGCCCTGCCGGGCGAGCGCGTCGAGATCGCCGTGCATCGGACCCGCCAGCGCTTCGACGAGGCCCACGTGCGCGAGGTGGTCGAGGCCTCGCCCGAGCGCGTCACGCCGCCCTGTGCCCACTACGGCACCTGCGGCGGCTGCGACCTGCAGCACCTGAGCCTGGACGGACAGCGTCGCCACAAGCAGGCGGTGCTGCGCGAGCTGCTGGCCCGCCAGGGCATCGCCCCGGACGGCGAGCCCGAGCTGCTGGCCGAGGCCGGCGAAGGCTATCGGCGTCGGGCGCGCCTCGGCGTCAAGGTCGATGCCGACGGCCGGGTGCTCCTGGGCTTCCGCGCCCGGCACAGCCACCGGCTGGTGGACCTCGACGACTGCCCCATTCTGGTGCCGGCACTGGCCGCCCTGCTGGCGCCGCTGCACCGACATCTGGCCGAACTGGAGGCGCCGCGTCAGGTCGGCCATCTGGAGCTGTCCTCGAGCGATGCCGGCGTGACCCTGGTGATCCGCCAGCTGCGCGAGCACGACGGCGATACCCGTCGCTGGTGCGAGTTCGCGCTGGCCCGGGGCTTGCATCTGGCACGCTGGGTGGGCCGCGAATCGCCGACCTTCGAATGGCTGACGCCGGCGCCGGACCTTCACGCCCATCTGGCGGTCGATGAACGCTCGCTGCGGCTGGGTTTCGCCCCCGGCGATTTCCTCCAGGCCAACGAGGCGGTCAACCAGCGCATGGTGACCGAGGCGCTGGCGTGGCTCTCGCCCCTGGCGCCCGGCGAGCGGGTGCTCGACCTGTTCGCCGGGGTCGGCAACTTCAGCCTGCCGCTGGCGGCCCTGGGCGCCGAGGTGACGGCGGTGGAGGGCAGTCCGGCGATGGTCGAGCGGCTGGCCGACAACGCCCGGCGCAACGCGCTCGAGCTGACGGCCCGGCAGGCCGATCTCAGCCGCGCCGAGGCGCTGGGCACGCTGCTCGATGTGCCCGGGCTGCGCCAGGTGCTGCTCGATCCGCCCCGCGACGGCGCCGAGGCCGTGTGCCGAGCGCTGGCCGAGCGGCCGGTGCCGCGGGTGCTCTATGTGTCCTGCGATCCGGCGACCCTGGCGCGGGATGCCGCGCATCTGGTGCGGGCGGGCTACGTCATCCAGCGGTGGGCGGTGGCCGACATGTTCGCTCACACCGCTCATCTGGAATCCATGCTGCTGCTCGAGCACCCGGACGCCGGGCAGCGGGGCGAAGGAGCGTCAAGCGATGGTTAA
- the ppc gene encoding phosphoenolpyruvate carboxylase gives MSHDLHESLRDNVRILGDSLGRTIADDLGKDFVDRIETIRGLAKQGRQREADSNRQLIDYLRGLPDSDLLPVTRAFNQFLNLANMAEQHYRARFRRVEDYKPGAQPVLGELLERARSEGHTPRKLVEALAGMRVELVLTAHPTEVIRRTLIQKYDAIDDCLTIIESSADYPERAARAHGRLEELISQAWHTDEIRHERPTPVDEARWGFAVIENSLWQAVPDFHRDLDNLLLDTAGERLPLDAAPIRFASWMGGDRDGNPNVTAKVTREVLLLGRWMAADLYSRDLEQLKAELSMWKANSALKAEVGDVAEPYRELIKRLLSKVEATRDWAQAQLDGVNYDGGPIIETRDQLYAPLLACYRSLCDVGLDTIANGVLLDTLRRVSVFGVTLTKLDLRQESTRHEQVMEELTDSLGLGHYRDWSEEQRQEFLLDELSSRRPLIPRRWECSAETREVIDTFRVIGSEHVEALGTYIISMAGQPSDVLAVALLMKEVGGEATLPIAPLFETLDDLNRAGDVIDRLLALPGYRRLIGDRQEVMIGYSDSAKDAGQLAAAWAQYRAQETLVEVCRRHDVDLTLFHGRGGTVGRGGGPAHAAILSQPPGSVNGSLRVTEQGEMIRFKFGQPDIALRSMEIYACAVLEASLLPPPAPEPAWREEMDRLAGVAHQAYVGVVREDPDFVPYFRSVTPETALGRLPLGSRPAKRRQDGGVETLRAIPWIFAWTQTRLMLPAWLGSGEAFAKRIQEPGGLEVLREMRDRWPFFGTYLDMLEMLLAKADVSIAAYYEQRLVDEPALQALGERLRERFGRLNGAVLSILDQDELLESTPLIRQAVEVRNPYIDPLHGLQAELLQRNRDADGAISGDLSRALMVTMAGIAAGLRNTG, from the coding sequence ATGAGCCACGACCTGCACGAATCGCTGCGGGACAACGTCCGCATCCTGGGCGACAGTCTGGGGCGTACCATTGCCGATGATCTCGGCAAGGACTTCGTCGATCGCATCGAGACCATCCGCGGCCTCGCCAAGCAGGGTCGCCAGCGCGAGGCCGACAGCAACCGCCAGCTGATCGACTACCTGCGTGGCCTGCCGGACAGCGACCTGCTGCCGGTGACCCGTGCCTTCAACCAGTTCCTCAACCTGGCCAACATGGCTGAGCAGCACTATCGCGCCCGCTTCCGCCGAGTCGAGGACTACAAGCCCGGCGCCCAGCCGGTGCTCGGCGAGCTGCTCGAACGCGCGCGCAGCGAGGGCCACACGCCGCGCAAGCTGGTCGAGGCGCTGGCCGGCATGCGCGTCGAGCTGGTGCTGACCGCTCATCCCACCGAGGTCATCCGCCGGACGCTGATCCAGAAGTACGACGCCATCGATGACTGCCTGACCATCATCGAGTCCTCCGCCGACTACCCCGAGCGCGCCGCCCGCGCCCATGGCCGGCTCGAGGAGCTGATCAGCCAGGCCTGGCACACCGACGAGATCCGTCACGAGCGTCCGACGCCGGTGGACGAGGCCCGCTGGGGCTTCGCGGTGATCGAGAATTCGCTGTGGCAGGCGGTGCCGGACTTCCATCGCGATCTCGACAACCTGCTGCTCGACACCGCGGGCGAGCGTCTGCCGCTGGACGCCGCGCCGATCCGCTTCGCCTCCTGGATGGGCGGCGACCGCGACGGCAACCCCAATGTCACCGCCAAGGTCACCCGCGAGGTGCTGCTGCTGGGCCGCTGGATGGCGGCGGACCTCTACTCGCGCGACCTCGAGCAGCTCAAGGCCGAGCTCTCCATGTGGAAGGCCAACAGCGCGCTCAAGGCCGAGGTGGGCGACGTCGCCGAGCCGTATCGCGAGCTGATCAAGCGCCTGCTGAGCAAGGTCGAGGCCACCCGCGACTGGGCCCAGGCCCAGCTCGACGGCGTCAACTACGACGGCGGGCCGATCATCGAGACCCGCGACCAGCTCTATGCGCCGCTGCTGGCCTGCTACCGCTCGCTGTGCGACGTGGGCCTCGACACCATCGCCAACGGTGTGCTGCTCGATACCCTACGCCGGGTCTCGGTGTTCGGCGTCACCCTCACCAAGCTCGACCTGCGTCAGGAATCCACACGCCACGAGCAGGTGATGGAAGAGCTCACCGACAGCCTGGGGCTCGGCCACTATCGCGACTGGAGCGAGGAGCAGCGCCAGGAATTCCTGCTCGACGAGCTGTCTTCCCGCCGGCCGCTGATTCCGCGTCGCTGGGAGTGCTCCGCCGAGACCCGCGAGGTGATCGATACCTTCCGCGTGATCGGCTCCGAGCACGTCGAGGCGCTGGGCACCTACATCATCTCCATGGCCGGCCAGCCCTCCGACGTGCTGGCGGTGGCGCTGCTGATGAAGGAAGTGGGCGGCGAGGCCACGCTGCCGATCGCGCCGCTGTTCGAGACCCTGGACGACCTCAACCGCGCCGGCGACGTCATCGACCGGCTGCTGGCGCTGCCGGGCTATCGACGGCTGATCGGGGATCGTCAGGAAGTGATGATCGGCTACTCGGACTCGGCCAAGGATGCCGGCCAGCTGGCCGCGGCCTGGGCCCAGTACCGGGCCCAGGAGACCCTGGTGGAGGTCTGCCGGCGCCACGACGTCGACCTGACGCTGTTCCACGGCCGCGGCGGCACGGTGGGTCGCGGCGGCGGTCCAGCCCATGCGGCCATCCTGTCCCAGCCGCCGGGATCGGTGAACGGCAGCCTCAGGGTGACCGAGCAGGGCGAGATGATCCGCTTCAAGTTCGGCCAGCCCGACATCGCGCTGCGCTCCATGGAGATCTACGCCTGTGCGGTGCTCGAGGCCTCGCTGCTGCCGCCGCCGGCCCCCGAACCGGCCTGGCGCGAGGAGATGGACCGCCTCGCCGGCGTGGCCCACCAGGCCTACGTGGGCGTGGTGCGCGAGGACCCCGACTTCGTGCCCTACTTCCGCTCGGTGACGCCGGAGACGGCGCTGGGTCGGCTGCCGCTGGGTTCGCGCCCCGCCAAGCGGCGCCAGGACGGCGGCGTCGAGACCCTGCGCGCCATTCCCTGGATCTTCGCCTGGACCCAGACGCGGCTGATGCTGCCGGCCTGGCTGGGCAGCGGCGAGGCCTTCGCCAAGCGCATCCAGGAGCCGGGCGGGCTCGAGGTGTTGCGCGAGATGCGCGACCGCTGGCCGTTCTTCGGCACCTACCTCGACATGCTCGAGATGCTGCTGGCCAAGGCCGACGTCAGCATCGCGGCCTACTATGAGCAGCGCCTGGTCGACGAGCCGGCCCTGCAGGCCCTCGGCGAGCGGTTGCGCGAGCGCTTCGGTCGTCTCAACGGTGCGGTGCTCTCGATCCTGGATCAGGACGAGCTGCTCGAGAGCACGCCGCTGATCCGTCAGGCAGTAGAGGTGCGCAACCCCTACATCGACCCGCTTCACGGCCTTCAGGCCGAGCTCCTGCAGCGTAACCGCGACGCCGATGGCGCGATCAGCGGCGACCTGTCCCGGGCGCTGATGGTGACCATGGCCGGCATCGCCGCCGGGCTGCGCAACACCGGCTGA
- the cysM gene encoding cysteine synthase CysM, with protein MHFPTLEETIGHTPLVRLKRITAGRNNTLLAKLEGNNPAGSVKDRPALSMLEQAEARGTISPGDTLVEATSGNTGIALAMAAAIKGYRLILIMPENASSERKQAMAAYGAELIEVSREGGMEAARDLAESMIARGEGKPLDQFANPDNPLAHYRGTGPELWEQTGGTITHFVSSMGTTGTIMGVSRYLKEQSPEVRIVGLQPEDGASIAGIRRWPEAYLPGIFEPARVDRVLDIGQAEAEEHMRRLAREEGILSGVSSGGALAGALRIAEKVENAVIVFIVCDRGDRYLSTGLFVPES; from the coding sequence ATGCATTTCCCCACCCTGGAGGAGACCATCGGCCACACGCCGCTGGTCCGCCTGAAGCGCATCACGGCCGGGCGCAACAACACCCTGCTCGCCAAGCTCGAGGGCAACAATCCTGCCGGGTCGGTCAAGGACCGTCCGGCGCTGTCCATGCTCGAGCAGGCCGAGGCGCGGGGCACCATCTCTCCGGGCGACACCCTCGTCGAGGCGACCTCGGGCAATACCGGCATCGCCCTGGCCATGGCCGCGGCGATCAAGGGCTATCGACTGATCCTGATCATGCCGGAGAACGCCTCCAGCGAGCGCAAGCAGGCCATGGCCGCCTACGGCGCCGAGCTGATCGAGGTCAGCCGCGAGGGTGGCATGGAGGCGGCCCGCGACCTGGCCGAAAGCATGATCGCCCGGGGAGAGGGCAAGCCGCTCGACCAGTTCGCCAACCCCGACAATCCGCTGGCGCACTATCGGGGCACCGGTCCCGAGCTGTGGGAGCAGACCGGCGGCACCATCACCCATTTCGTCAGCTCCATGGGCACCACCGGCACCATCATGGGCGTCTCCCGCTACCTCAAGGAGCAGAGCCCCGAGGTACGCATCGTCGGCCTGCAGCCGGAAGACGGCGCCAGCATCGCCGGCATTCGCCGCTGGCCCGAGGCCTACCTGCCGGGCATCTTCGAGCCCGCCCGGGTCGATCGGGTGCTCGACATCGGCCAGGCCGAGGCCGAGGAGCACATGCGTCGCCTGGCCCGGGAGGAGGGGATCCTGTCCGGCGTGTCGTCCGGCGGGGCGCTCGCCGGCGCCCTGCGCATCGCCGAGAAGGTCGAGAACGCGGTGATCGTGTTCATCGTCTGCGACCGCGGCGACCGCTACCTGTCCACCGGCCTGTTCGTCCCGGAGTCCTGA
- the mazG gene encoding nucleoside triphosphate pyrophosphohydrolase, which produces MSERRFDLDDLLTLMAVLRDPEQGCPWDVKQDWDSIVPHTLEEAYEVADAIERRAYDELPGELGDLLFQVVYYSQFAAEEGRFDFHEVVHVLTAKMLHRHPHVFPDGTLASRREDASAAEVETQQVHSRWESLKAEERDARAEEAATASVLDDVPRNLPALSRAAKLSKRAARVGFDWPDSRGVIAKLREELAEVEEALAEGDHDHAREEVGDLLFAAVNLARTLDADPERCLRGTNGKFERRFRRLEAALQEEGVTPAEAGLERMERHWQAAKRHDNHNDIPPTHE; this is translated from the coding sequence ATGAGCGAGCGCCGCTTCGATCTCGACGACCTGCTGACGCTGATGGCGGTGCTGCGCGACCCCGAGCAGGGCTGCCCCTGGGACGTGAAGCAGGACTGGGACAGCATCGTGCCCCACACCCTGGAGGAGGCCTACGAGGTCGCCGACGCCATCGAGCGTCGCGCCTACGACGAGCTGCCGGGCGAGCTGGGCGATCTGCTGTTCCAGGTGGTCTACTACAGTCAGTTCGCCGCCGAGGAGGGTCGCTTCGACTTCCATGAGGTGGTCCACGTCCTGACCGCCAAGATGCTGCACCGTCATCCGCACGTCTTTCCCGACGGCACCCTGGCCTCGCGACGAGAGGACGCGAGCGCCGCCGAGGTGGAAACGCAGCAGGTACACTCGCGCTGGGAGTCGCTCAAGGCCGAGGAACGCGACGCGCGGGCCGAGGAAGCGGCCACGGCCTCGGTGCTGGACGACGTGCCGCGCAACCTGCCGGCGCTGTCCCGGGCGGCCAAGCTGTCCAAGCGCGCCGCCCGGGTCGGCTTCGACTGGCCGGACAGCCGCGGCGTGATCGCCAAGCTGCGCGAGGAACTCGCCGAAGTGGAAGAGGCGCTGGCCGAGGGCGATCATGACCACGCTCGGGAGGAGGTCGGCGACCTGCTGTTCGCCGCCGTCAACCTGGCGCGCACCCTGGACGCCGATCCGGAACGCTGCCTGCGCGGCACCAACGGCAAGTTCGAGCGCCGTTTCCGCCGGCTGGAGGCCGCCCTTCAGGAAGAGGGCGTGACGCCGGCGGAGGCGGGGCTCGAGCGCATGGAGCGGCACTGGCAGGCGGCGAAGCGACACGATAACCACAACGATATTCCCCCCACCCACGAGTGA